One part of the Oceanihabitans sp. IOP_32 genome encodes these proteins:
- a CDS encoding efflux RND transporter permease subunit, which yields MFKLFTTNFWDVTARLILRNKIVILLAVLAATVVLSLQWKNMRFSTTEANLLPDNHEVNVVYNDFLKVFGEEGNLIILGVKDSTLFTVEKLNAWNKLSETFKTFKSVETVVSVKDLQKLVKDNENQKFDLEPFIKDSLSSLEQIERLQDELFNKYPFYDNFLFNKETKTIRTAIYLKKEIVNTSLRKEFIIHDLIPLIETFEIENDLNVRVSGMPYIRTLNSQLIIDEIGKFVLAALLVTSLIFFFFFRSFRATFISLIVVCIGVMWSLGFLGLLKYEITVLTALIPPLIIVIGIPNCIFLINKYQHEVKLHGNKVKSLQRVITKIGNATLMTNVTTACGFATFILTESKLLKEFGIVASLSILAIFILCLLIIPIIYTVLPYPKERHLEHLNKRWIGGFVDWIERMVKQKRITIYITAIVLLIACIIGIYQIKISGSLIEDMPQNSHFVNDIRFFEEEFDGIMPLEIMIDTKRKKGVMKLSTLKRMDALEELILETPELSKPISVVGLVKYSKQAYYNGNPKYYQLPTAQENNFILSYAKNSTSNVDLLNNFVDSTGQYARITTFMKDIGTDKMERIEEDLQAKIDKVFPKERYHVTMTGKALVFQKGTEYLVKNLVISLSLAILLIALFMAYMFRSLRMIVVSLIPNLLPLLITAGLMGYLGIPIKPSTILVFSIAFGISVDDTIHFLAKYRQELIANHWKIKKSVYAALRETGVSMFYTSIVLFFGFSVFTISSFGGTVALGALVSATLLFAMLSNLLLLPSLLLSLERSIANKEVFKKPAINIIPGGEDDEINHDKI from the coding sequence ATGTTTAAACTATTTACAACAAATTTCTGGGATGTCACTGCAAGGTTAATTTTACGCAATAAAATTGTTATCCTTTTAGCTGTATTAGCTGCAACCGTAGTTTTAAGTTTACAGTGGAAAAACATGCGGTTCTCTACTACAGAAGCCAATTTGCTACCAGACAATCACGAGGTTAATGTCGTTTACAACGATTTTTTAAAAGTTTTTGGCGAAGAAGGTAACTTAATTATTCTAGGCGTTAAAGATTCAACGCTTTTTACAGTCGAAAAATTAAACGCTTGGAATAAGCTCTCAGAAACCTTTAAGACTTTTAAAAGTGTAGAAACCGTTGTCTCTGTTAAGGATTTACAAAAGCTTGTTAAAGATAACGAAAATCAGAAGTTTGATCTCGAACCGTTTATAAAAGATTCTCTGTCCTCTTTAGAACAGATTGAGCGTCTTCAGGATGAACTTTTTAATAAATATCCGTTTTATGATAATTTCTTGTTTAACAAAGAGACAAAAACCATAAGAACAGCCATTTATCTAAAAAAGGAAATTGTTAATACGTCCCTAAGAAAAGAATTTATAATTCATGATTTAATACCCCTAATTGAAACGTTCGAAATTGAAAACGATTTAAATGTTCGAGTTTCTGGAATGCCTTATATTAGAACGCTTAATTCTCAACTTATTATAGATGAAATTGGCAAATTTGTGTTGGCTGCCTTATTGGTAACTTCGCTCATTTTCTTTTTCTTTTTCAGATCCTTTCGGGCTACATTTATATCACTTATTGTAGTTTGTATTGGTGTGATGTGGTCTCTTGGTTTTCTTGGCTTATTAAAATACGAGATTACGGTTCTAACAGCTTTAATTCCGCCATTAATTATTGTAATTGGGATACCTAATTGCATCTTTTTGATAAATAAATACCAGCACGAAGTTAAACTTCATGGTAATAAAGTAAAATCATTACAACGTGTTATTACTAAAATTGGTAACGCTACTTTAATGACAAATGTAACGACAGCCTGTGGTTTTGCAACGTTTATTTTAACCGAGAGCAAGCTTTTAAAAGAGTTTGGTATTGTCGCTTCGTTAAGTATTTTGGCTATTTTTATTTTATGCTTACTTATAATTCCTATTATTTATACGGTGCTACCTTATCCTAAAGAGCGGCATTTAGAGCACCTTAATAAACGCTGGATTGGTGGTTTTGTTGATTGGATTGAGCGCATGGTAAAGCAAAAACGCATTACTATTTATATTACTGCTATAGTTCTGCTTATAGCCTGTATTATAGGTATTTATCAAATTAAAATATCGGGTAGTTTAATTGAAGATATGCCCCAAAATTCTCATTTTGTTAACGATATTCGATTTTTTGAAGAGGAATTTGATGGTATTATGCCATTGGAGATTATGATTGACACCAAGCGTAAAAAAGGAGTCATGAAACTGTCGACATTAAAACGTATGGACGCGCTTGAAGAGTTAATTTTAGAAACCCCAGAGCTCTCTAAGCCCATTTCGGTTGTTGGTCTTGTTAAATACTCGAAGCAGGCCTATTATAATGGCAACCCTAAGTATTATCAGTTGCCAACAGCTCAAGAAAATAATTTTATTTTGTCTTACGCCAAAAATTCAACCTCAAACGTCGATCTGCTTAATAATTTTGTAGATAGTACAGGGCAATACGCTCGTATTACCACCTTTATGAAGGATATTGGTACCGATAAAATGGAACGTATTGAAGAGGATCTTCAGGCTAAAATAGATAAAGTTTTCCCCAAAGAGCGCTATCATGTTACCATGACGGGAAAGGCCTTGGTGTTTCAAAAAGGCACCGAATATTTGGTAAAAAACTTGGTGATTTCATTATCCTTAGCCATCTTACTCATTGCGCTTTTTATGGCCTATATGTTTAGATCGCTTAGAATGATTGTGGTGTCGCTCATTCCTAATTTGCTGCCTCTTTTAATAACAGCTGGATTAATGGGGTATTTAGGTATTCCTATAAAACCATCAACAATATTGGTCTTTAGTATAGCTTTTGGTATTTCGGTAGACGATACCATTCACTTTTTGGCAAAGTACCGCCAAGAGTTAATAGCCAATCATTGGAAAATTAAAAAATCGGTTTATGCCGCTTTACGCGAAACTGGCGTGAGTATGTTTTATACCTCCATTGTGTTGTTCTTTGGGTTTTCGGTATTTACCATTTCAAGTTTTGGTGGTACGGTGGCTTTAGGGGCATTAGTATCGGCCACTTTACTGTTTGCTATGCTCTCTAACCTGTTGCTATTACCTTCTTTATTACTGTCTTTAGAACGCAGTATTGCTAATAAAGAGGTGTTTAAAAAACCAGCAATTAATATTATTCCCGGGGGGGAAGACGACGAAATTAATCATGATAAGATATAA
- the frr gene encoding ribosome recycling factor, whose protein sequence is MSEDVKFILDTAKEAMDNAIKHLEKQLVNIRAGKASPAMLGSVMVDYYGSQTPLSQVANVNTPDGRTITVQPWEKSMLQEIERGIAYANLGFNPMNNGETIIINVPPLTEERRLDLAKQAKAESEEAKISVRTGRKEAMNEVKRNEDISEDLKKNTEIEIQKITDSYVKKIDDIFETKEKEIMTI, encoded by the coding sequence ATGAGTGAAGATGTAAAATTTATATTAGACACGGCTAAAGAAGCTATGGATAATGCGATAAAACATTTAGAAAAGCAATTAGTTAATATTAGGGCAGGAAAAGCGAGCCCAGCGATGCTAGGAAGTGTTATGGTAGATTATTACGGCTCCCAAACCCCACTTAGTCAAGTAGCAAATGTAAACACACCAGATGGTAGAACGATAACCGTACAGCCTTGGGAAAAAAGTATGTTACAAGAAATAGAACGTGGTATTGCCTATGCCAATCTTGGTTTTAACCCCATGAATAATGGTGAAACTATAATAATTAATGTACCACCTTTAACCGAAGAGCGACGTTTAGATCTAGCGAAACAAGCAAAAGCAGAGAGTGAAGAAGCTAAAATTAGTGTTAGAACTGGGCGTAAAGAAGCGATGAATGAGGTGAAGAGAAATGAAGACATCTCTGAAGATCTTAAAAAGAACACCGAGATTGAAATTCAAAAGATTACCGATAGTTATGTGAAAAAAATAGATGACATTTTTGAAACTAAAGAAAAAGAAATCATGACCATCTAA
- the pyrH gene encoding UMP kinase produces MKYKRILLKLSGEALMGDRQYGIDPVRLSEYAHDIKAITERGIEVAIVIGGGNIFRGVAGAMNGMDRVQGDHMGMLATVINGLALQNALEDAGVKTRLQSAIKINEVAEPFIRRKAMSHLKKGRVVIFGGGTGNPYFTTDSAAVLRAIEIEADVILKGTRVDGIYDADPEKNTEAIKFEHITFDDVLRKGLKVMDTTAFTLSQENKLPIIVFDMNKKGNLMKVVTGEKIGTEVHF; encoded by the coding sequence ATGAAATATAAAAGAATACTTCTCAAATTATCAGGTGAAGCCTTAATGGGCGATCGACAATATGGTATAGACCCCGTGCGTTTATCAGAATACGCTCATGATATTAAGGCGATTACAGAACGCGGTATCGAAGTAGCTATAGTTATTGGAGGTGGTAATATTTTTAGAGGTGTAGCTGGTGCTATGAATGGTATGGATCGCGTACAAGGCGACCATATGGGCATGCTTGCAACCGTAATAAACGGTTTAGCATTACAGAATGCCTTAGAAGATGCCGGTGTAAAAACCCGCTTGCAGTCGGCCATAAAAATTAATGAAGTAGCCGAGCCTTTTATTAGACGTAAAGCTATGAGTCACCTAAAAAAAGGACGTGTAGTAATTTTTGGTGGCGGCACAGGAAACCCTTATTTTACCACCGATTCGGCAGCAGTATTGAGAGCGATTGAAATTGAAGCCGATGTGATTTTAAAAGGCACACGAGTGGATGGTATTTACGATGCCGATCCAGAGAAAAACACCGAAGCCATTAAGTTTGAGCATATTACTTTTGACGACGTGCTAAGAAAAGGATTAAAAGTTATGGATACCACGGCTTTTACCTTAAGTCAAGAAAACAAGTTACCCATAATTGTTTTCGATATGAATAAGAAAGGGAATTTAATGAAAGTCGTAACCGGCGAGAAAATAGGAACAGAAGTCCATTTTTAA
- the tsf gene encoding translation elongation factor Ts — translation MSTTVKITAAEVNKLRQATGAGMMDCKKALVEAGGDFDKAIDVLRKKGQKVAEKRADRESSEGAAVAKVNADKTAGVALVLGCETDFVGKNENFLALANQLVEIALNHDTKESLLAADFGGMTVEEKLIEQTGVIGEKLDITGFEKLEAPYVGQYVHINKIAALVGLSAKVDNVETLVKDVAMQVASMGATTLSYKDFDAAYIAAETEARIAVIEKDNIELGRLGKTLKNVPSYISMAQLTPEVLAKAEEAAKAELKAEGKPEQIWDRILPGKMERFISDNTTLDQEQCLLDQKFIKDEKKNVAEYVASFGDVEITEFKRVALG, via the coding sequence ATGAGTACTACGGTAAAAATTACAGCCGCTGAAGTAAATAAATTAAGACAAGCTACTGGTGCGGGAATGATGGATTGCAAAAAAGCCTTAGTTGAGGCTGGCGGCGATTTCGATAAGGCTATTGATGTGCTTCGCAAGAAAGGTCAGAAAGTTGCTGAAAAGAGAGCAGATCGTGAATCTAGTGAAGGGGCTGCAGTCGCTAAAGTAAATGCAGATAAAACTGCAGGTGTGGCTCTAGTTTTAGGTTGCGAAACTGATTTTGTTGGGAAAAACGAAAACTTTTTAGCCCTAGCCAATCAATTAGTAGAGATTGCTTTAAATCACGATACCAAAGAAAGTCTTTTAGCTGCCGATTTTGGCGGTATGACGGTTGAAGAAAAATTAATTGAGCAAACTGGAGTAATTGGTGAGAAATTAGATATTACAGGTTTCGAAAAACTTGAAGCACCTTATGTTGGACAGTATGTTCATATTAATAAAATTGCTGCTTTAGTAGGTTTATCGGCTAAGGTAGATAACGTTGAAACCCTTGTAAAAGATGTAGCTATGCAAGTAGCTTCAATGGGTGCAACAACATTATCTTACAAAGATTTTGATGCAGCTTATATCGCAGCAGAAACCGAAGCGAGAATTGCTGTAATTGAAAAAGACAATATCGAGTTAGGACGTCTAGGCAAAACGCTTAAAAATGTACCAAGTTATATCTCTATGGCACAGTTAACTCCTGAGGTTTTAGCTAAAGCTGAAGAGGCTGCAAAAGCTGAATTAAAAGCAGAAGGTAAACCAGAGCAAATTTGGGATAGAATCTTACCAGGTAAAATGGAGCGTTTCATTTCTGATAACACAACCCTAGATCAAGAGCAGTGTTTATTAGATCAGAAATTCATTAAAGATGAAAAGAAAAATGTTGCTGAATATGTAGCTTCATTTGGAGATGTTGAAATTACAGAATTTAAACGTGTAGCTTTAGGCTAG
- the rpsB gene encoding 30S ribosomal protein S2, whose translation MAVEVKELLEAGVHFGHLTRKWNPNMAPYVYMERNGIHIINLYKTAAKIEEASAALAKIASSGRKILFVATKKQAKDIVAEKASEINMPYITERWPGGMLTNFVTIRKAVKKMASIDRMKKDGTFLTLSKKERLQVDRLRAKLEKNLGSISDMTRLPAALFVVDIKREHIAIKEAQKLNIPIFAMVDTNSDPRQVDYVIPANDDASKSIDKILTHVTAAIAGGLAERKAEKDATASEKEEAPKAKAEPAKKVAAEEEE comes from the coding sequence ATGGCAGTAGAAGTAAAAGAATTACTTGAAGCAGGTGTTCACTTTGGGCATCTTACACGTAAGTGGAATCCAAACATGGCTCCTTACGTTTATATGGAGCGTAATGGCATCCATATTATAAACCTTTATAAAACAGCGGCAAAAATTGAAGAAGCAAGTGCAGCATTAGCAAAAATTGCAAGTTCAGGTCGTAAAATATTATTTGTTGCAACAAAAAAGCAAGCTAAAGATATTGTAGCAGAAAAAGCATCAGAGATTAACATGCCTTACATCACAGAAAGATGGCCAGGTGGTATGTTAACTAACTTTGTGACGATTAGAAAAGCTGTTAAGAAAATGGCTTCTATCGATAGAATGAAAAAAGATGGTACTTTTTTAACTTTATCTAAAAAAGAGCGTTTACAGGTTGATCGATTACGAGCTAAGTTAGAGAAAAACTTAGGATCTATTAGTGATATGACCCGTTTACCAGCAGCATTGTTTGTTGTCGATATTAAGCGTGAGCATATCGCGATAAAAGAAGCTCAGAAATTAAACATTCCTATTTTTGCTATGGTAGATACCAATTCAGATCCGCGTCAAGTGGATTATGTTATACCAGCAAACGACGATGCTTCTAAATCAATTGATAAAATCTTAACGCATGTAACTGCAGCAATAGCTGGTGGTTTAGCAGAACGCAAAGCCGAAAAAGATGCTACAGCATCTGAAAAAGAGGAAGCGCCTAAAGCTAAAGCTGAGCCTGCTAAGAAAGTAGCAGCTGAAGAAGAAGAATAA
- the rpsI gene encoding 30S ribosomal protein S9, whose amino-acid sequence MDVIHKIGRRKTAVARAYVAPGSGNITINKKDVTAYFTTATLQYKVKQPLVMTNNDSNFDITVNVFGGGITGQAEAVRLALSRAMCELDAENRAILKPEGLLTRDPRMVERKKFGQKKARKKFQFSKR is encoded by the coding sequence ATGGATGTAATTCACAAAATTGGCCGTAGAAAGACGGCTGTTGCTCGCGCGTATGTTGCCCCAGGAAGTGGTAACATCACTATTAATAAAAAAGACGTAACTGCTTACTTTACAACTGCAACATTACAGTATAAAGTAAAGCAACCTTTAGTTATGACTAACAATGATAGCAACTTTGATATTACAGTAAATGTATTTGGAGGTGGTATTACAGGTCAAGCAGAAGCCGTTCGTTTAGCATTATCTCGCGCTATGTGCGAACTGGATGCAGAGAACAGAGCGATTTTAAAACCTGAAGGGTTATTAACTAGAGATCCAAGAATGGTAGAGCGTAAGAAATTCGGTCAGAAAAAAGCGCGTAAAAAATTCCAATTCTCGAAACGTTAA
- the rplM gene encoding 50S ribosomal protein L13 — protein MDTLSYKTISANKATVNKEWVLVDAEGQALGRLSSKVAKLLRGKHKPNFTPHVDCGDNVIVINAEKITLSGNKWDDKTYIRHTGYPGGQKSLTATELFGKDPARVVEKSVKGMLPKNKLGASIFRNLTVVVGSEHAHAAQKPKTINLNEFK, from the coding sequence GTGGACACATTAAGCTACAAAACGATTTCAGCCAACAAAGCTACTGTAAATAAAGAGTGGGTTTTAGTTGATGCTGAAGGTCAGGCGCTTGGTCGTTTAAGCTCTAAAGTTGCAAAACTTTTAAGAGGTAAACACAAGCCAAACTTCACACCTCATGTAGATTGCGGGGATAATGTTATTGTTATCAACGCCGAAAAAATCACGTTATCTGGTAACAAATGGGACGATAAAACGTACATTCGTCACACTGGATATCCAGGAGGTCAAAAAAGTTTAACTGCTACAGAATTGTTCGGGAAAGACCCAGCAAGAGTAGTAGAAAAATCAGTTAAAGGAATGCTACCTAAAAATAAATTAGGAGCAAGTATATTCCGTAATCTAACAGTTGTTGTTGGTTCAGAGCATGCACATGCAGCGCAAAAGCCTAAAACAATTAACTTAAACGAATTCAAATAA
- a CDS encoding diaminopropionate ammonia-lyase: MTERYYKNTPNNIIVNDETVGVLKKYNALNFHKSIDGYKPTPLVQLPNLSEKYQVGNIYVKDESHRFGLNAFKVLGASYAINQSLEKDHSIVTFCTATDGNHGRAVAWSATRSGKKAVIFVPKHTTTERIKAIEEYGAKVIQVNGNYHEACQQAKDASKANKWTLIQDTAWADYTYIPSLIMAGYLTMFKELEENMDIKTIDLVFLQAGVGSMAASGIYYFLNKYGKNRPKIVIVEPEEADGILSSFQNNKIVTSKGSSTTIMAGLNCETPSVGAWTLLKNGTDYSIKINDNYAKLAMRELYFPLGSDKKIISGESGAAGLAGFLAIVNEIDLNPVKASLNINKNTNILFISTEGDTDKQVFQKIIKARHG; encoded by the coding sequence ATGACGGAGAGATATTATAAAAACACACCAAATAATATTATTGTAAACGACGAAACAGTTGGCGTTCTCAAAAAGTATAATGCTCTTAATTTTCATAAATCTATAGATGGCTATAAGCCAACTCCATTAGTTCAGCTTCCAAACTTATCTGAGAAATATCAAGTGGGAAATATTTATGTAAAAGATGAATCTCATAGATTTGGATTAAATGCTTTTAAGGTTTTGGGAGCATCTTACGCCATAAATCAATCTTTAGAAAAAGATCATAGCATAGTAACATTTTGCACAGCAACAGATGGAAATCATGGACGAGCAGTAGCTTGGTCGGCAACAAGATCGGGGAAAAAGGCAGTTATTTTTGTGCCTAAGCACACCACAACAGAACGCATTAAAGCCATTGAGGAATACGGTGCTAAAGTGATTCAAGTAAATGGGAATTACCATGAAGCTTGCCAACAAGCTAAAGACGCTAGTAAAGCTAATAAATGGACATTAATTCAAGATACCGCATGGGCAGATTATACATACATTCCCAGTTTAATAATGGCAGGTTATTTAACAATGTTTAAAGAATTAGAAGAGAATATGGATATAAAAACTATAGACCTGGTCTTCTTACAAGCTGGAGTAGGAAGTATGGCGGCATCTGGAATTTATTATTTTTTAAACAAATATGGTAAAAACAGACCTAAAATAGTGATTGTCGAACCAGAAGAAGCCGACGGGATTCTTAGTTCATTTCAAAACAATAAAATTGTAACGTCTAAAGGGAGTAGCACCACTATAATGGCGGGATTAAATTGTGAAACACCTTCTGTAGGGGCTTGGACTCTATTAAAAAACGGCACTGATTATTCAATAAAAATTAATGATAATTATGCCAAACTCGCCATGCGAGAGTTGTATTTTCCATTAGGTTCAGACAAAAAAATAATTTCAGGAGAATCTGGGGCTGCTGGTTTAGCAGGGTTTCTAGCCATTGTAAACGAAATTGATTTAAACCCGGTCAAAGCATCCCTTAACATAAATAAAAACACCAATATATTATTTATAAGCACGGAAGGCGATACAGATAAACAAGTTTTTCAAAAAATAATAAAAGCACGTCACGGATAA
- a CDS encoding polysaccharide lyase, translating to MKNVIFIVMVVFLLFGCNKTAHQSDTGLYGLNNYLREFDFKDSTQLIDLPSFGDDPSYLENEQLKSPIKANEHKGLGRKFWFKNNGGEPNEAEIEFTIWLAENFQKNGVDHEAGKFSGFEGIYDRSAGWGGRKVTSQNSWSVRIAHAGENNEGNIPIGLYVYHPGMSETYGTTINPDFSLNKEQTYTLKLYIKMNEINKSNGILIFSVDGDEIYHSNSWKFRNKNSVHIRSVWLDTYIGGSTPSQFDTYILMDDLKIKW from the coding sequence ATGAAAAATGTAATATTTATAGTTATGGTTGTGTTTCTTTTATTTGGATGTAACAAAACTGCTCATCAATCCGATACCGGACTTTATGGCTTAAATAATTATTTAAGAGAATTCGATTTTAAAGATTCGACCCAGCTAATTGATCTACCGTCATTTGGAGACGACCCTTCTTATTTAGAAAACGAGCAACTTAAATCACCTATTAAAGCTAATGAACATAAGGGGTTAGGTCGGAAATTTTGGTTTAAAAATAATGGTGGCGAACCCAATGAAGCGGAGATAGAATTTACTATTTGGTTAGCAGAAAATTTTCAAAAAAATGGAGTGGATCATGAGGCTGGAAAATTTTCTGGTTTTGAAGGTATTTACGACCGAAGTGCAGGTTGGGGCGGAAGAAAAGTTACAAGTCAAAATAGTTGGTCTGTTAGAATTGCTCATGCTGGTGAAAACAATGAAGGGAATATACCAATTGGATTATATGTGTATCACCCCGGAATGTCTGAGACTTATGGAACAACTATAAACCCCGATTTTTCTTTAAACAAGGAGCAGACTTACACCTTGAAGCTTTATATTAAAATGAATGAGATAAATAAAAGCAATGGCATATTGATTTTTTCTGTTGATGGAGATGAAATATACCATTCTAACTCATGGAAATTTAGAAATAAGAACTCCGTTCATATTAGATCTGTTTGGTTAGACACCTATATTGGCGGTTCGACGCCTTCTCAGTTTGATACCTATATTCTTATGGATGATTTAAAAATAAAATGGTAA
- a CDS encoding VOC family protein has product MKAKNPVVWFEIHINDLNRAKHFYEHVLDIKLTELPMPADIKDEVEMWAFPMEMEQDGASGALVKMKGFEAGGNSTIVYFRSEDCAIEEGRIKNAGGKVFKSKQSLGEHGFMVLAYDTEGNMFGVHSQS; this is encoded by the coding sequence ATGAAAGCAAAAAATCCAGTAGTTTGGTTTGAAATACATATTAACGACCTAAATAGAGCGAAACATTTCTATGAACACGTACTAGATATAAAATTGACTGAATTGCCAATGCCAGCCGATATAAAAGATGAGGTGGAGATGTGGGCTTTCCCGATGGAAATGGAACAGGATGGTGCCAGTGGAGCCTTGGTAAAAATGAAAGGATTTGAAGCAGGTGGAAATTCTACGATTGTCTATTTTAGGAGCGAAGACTGCGCTATCGAAGAAGGCCGAATAAAAAATGCGGGAGGAAAAGTGTTTAAATCAAAACAATCACTTGGTGAACACGGATTTATGGTCTTGGCATACGATACTGAGGGTAATATGTTTGGAGTGCATTCGCAATCGTAA
- a CDS encoding Crp/Fnr family transcriptional regulator, translating into MNINFFQSIYNHPLIAKNDLNEIMDAHEKINFSKGRLFLESGKMANSYGLIEKGLVRAYVHDFNGKEITTDFYSTNEISIEVSSLFQRVPTIENIVALTNGVAWQIEFDKFQELFHKIEGFREWGRAWMSGQLFVLKQRKMEMLTQNATQRYNTLINDKPAVLRHASIKHMASYLGITDTSLSRIRKEILFD; encoded by the coding sequence ATGAATATTAACTTTTTTCAATCCATTTACAACCATCCATTAATTGCGAAAAACGACTTAAATGAAATTATGGATGCGCACGAGAAAATTAATTTCTCAAAAGGCAGATTGTTTTTGGAAAGTGGTAAAATGGCGAATTCATATGGTTTAATTGAAAAAGGATTAGTAAGAGCATACGTTCACGATTTTAATGGAAAGGAAATTACAACTGATTTTTACAGCACAAACGAAATTTCCATTGAGGTGTCTTCTCTATTTCAAAGGGTGCCCACTATAGAAAATATAGTCGCACTCACTAACGGAGTGGCTTGGCAAATAGAATTCGATAAATTTCAAGAACTGTTTCATAAAATAGAGGGCTTTCGAGAATGGGGAAGAGCGTGGATGTCTGGACAATTATTTGTTTTAAAGCAACGTAAAATGGAAATGCTAACCCAAAACGCAACGCAAAGGTATAACACATTGATAAATGATAAACCTGCAGTCCTTCGTCATGCCTCAATAAAGCATATGGCTTCCTACTTGGGAATTACAGATACCTCATTGAGCCGAATACGAAAAGAAATTCTTTTCGATTAA